Proteins from a genomic interval of Mycolicibacterium grossiae:
- a CDS encoding class I SAM-dependent methyltransferase yields the protein MTSIDPAPHPHATAEEVEAARHDTKLAQVLYHDWEAESYDDKWSISYDQRCIDYARGRFDAIVPDDVQRELPYDRALELGCGTGFFLLNLVQSGVARRGSVTDLSPGMVKVATRNGQSLGLDIDGRVADAEGIPYDDDTFDLVVGHAVLHHIPDVELSLREVVRVLKPGGRFVFAGEPTTTGNVYARNLSTFTWNVATTVTKLPGLRGWRRPQAELDESSRAAALEAVVDLHTFDPADLERMATNAGAVDVRTASEEFTAAMLGWPVRTFEASVPPGRLGWGWAKFAFNSWTTLSWVDAHVWRRVVPKGWFYNVMVTGVKPS from the coding sequence ATGACGAGCATCGATCCGGCTCCGCACCCGCACGCCACCGCCGAGGAGGTCGAGGCGGCCCGCCACGACACCAAGCTGGCCCAGGTGCTGTACCACGACTGGGAAGCCGAGAGCTACGACGACAAGTGGTCGATCTCCTACGACCAGCGCTGCATCGACTACGCCCGCGGCCGCTTCGACGCGATCGTTCCCGACGACGTCCAGCGCGAGCTGCCCTACGACCGCGCCCTCGAACTGGGCTGCGGAACCGGGTTCTTCCTGCTCAACCTGGTACAGTCCGGCGTCGCGCGGCGCGGCTCGGTGACCGACCTGTCCCCGGGCATGGTGAAGGTCGCGACCCGCAACGGCCAGTCGCTCGGGCTGGACATCGACGGCCGGGTCGCCGACGCCGAGGGCATCCCCTACGACGACGACACCTTCGACCTGGTCGTGGGGCACGCCGTGCTGCACCACATCCCCGACGTCGAGCTGTCGCTGCGCGAGGTGGTCCGGGTGCTCAAGCCCGGCGGCCGCTTCGTGTTCGCCGGCGAACCCACGACTACGGGCAACGTGTACGCGCGCAATCTGTCCACGTTCACCTGGAACGTCGCCACCACCGTCACCAAGCTGCCGGGACTTCGGGGCTGGCGCCGCCCGCAGGCCGAACTCGACGAATCCTCCCGGGCTGCGGCGCTGGAGGCCGTCGTCGACCTGCACACCTTCGACCCCGCCGACCTCGAGCGGATGGCCACCAACGCCGGCGCCGTCGACGTGCGCACCGCCAGCGAGGAGTTTACCGCGGCGATGCTCGGATGGCCGGTCCGCACCTTCGAGGCGTCGGTCCCGCCCGGTCGCCTCGGCTGGGGCTGGGCCAAGTTCGCCTTCAACAGCTGGACCACGCTCAGCTGGGTCGACGCCCACGTGTGGCGCCGCGTCGTGCCCAAGGGCTGGTTCTACAACGTCATGGTGACCGGGGTGAAGCCGAGCTGA
- a CDS encoding THUMP-like domain-containing protein, whose amino-acid sequence MVLQRHGDRGEAELRFARADVDYLTSDDGRAALAAVAKLPLTDRIADVGRVRARFGERAPVLVETVLLRRRAAAKFADAGQWLFTDEALQQATPDAVAAHRARRLAGATVHDVTCSIGSELASLRTTAGLVFGSDLDGVRVAMAAHNVPDVTVARADALRPVSRSAVIVADPARRSGGRRRFDPRAYAPALDSLLGCYADRDLVVKCAPGIDFARLRDLGFDGEVEVTSLGGSVREACLWSPGLRATGVTRRATVLDRSETLTDADPDGCPVAPAGRWIVDPDGAIVRAGLVRHYAARHGLWQLDPDIAYLSGDELPSGVRGFEVLERIDYGERRLRDALAARDVGTVEILVRGVDVDPDALRRRLKVRGSASCSVVITRLGTGARSRSVAYLCAPTY is encoded by the coding sequence CTGGTTCTACAACGTCATGGTGACCGGGGTGAAGCCGAGCTGAGGTTCGCGCGCGCGGACGTCGACTACCTGACGTCCGACGACGGCCGCGCGGCGCTCGCCGCCGTCGCCAAGCTGCCGCTGACCGACCGCATCGCCGACGTCGGCCGGGTCCGGGCGCGTTTCGGCGAGCGGGCGCCGGTGCTCGTCGAGACGGTGCTGCTGCGCCGCCGGGCGGCCGCCAAGTTCGCCGACGCCGGGCAGTGGCTGTTCACCGACGAGGCGTTGCAGCAGGCCACCCCGGACGCCGTGGCCGCCCATCGTGCCCGTCGGCTCGCCGGCGCGACGGTGCACGACGTCACCTGCTCCATCGGCAGCGAACTCGCGTCCCTCCGCACGACGGCCGGACTGGTGTTCGGCAGCGACCTCGACGGCGTGCGCGTCGCCATGGCCGCTCACAACGTCCCCGACGTCACCGTGGCGCGCGCCGACGCACTGCGCCCGGTGAGCCGCTCGGCGGTGATCGTCGCCGATCCCGCCCGCCGCAGCGGGGGACGGCGTCGCTTCGACCCGCGCGCGTACGCGCCCGCGCTGGATTCCCTACTCGGCTGCTATGCCGACCGCGACCTCGTGGTGAAGTGCGCACCCGGCATCGACTTCGCCCGGCTGCGCGACCTCGGCTTCGACGGCGAGGTGGAGGTCACCTCCCTCGGCGGCAGCGTGCGGGAGGCGTGCCTGTGGTCACCGGGCCTGCGCGCCACGGGCGTCACCCGCCGCGCCACCGTCCTGGACCGGTCCGAGACGCTCACCGACGCCGATCCCGACGGCTGCCCGGTCGCGCCGGCCGGCCGGTGGATCGTGGACCCCGACGGGGCGATCGTGCGGGCGGGGCTGGTGCGGCACTACGCGGCGCGGCACGGGCTCTGGCAGCTCGACCCCGACATCGCCTACCTCTCCGGTGACGAACTGCCCAGCGGCGTCCGCGGGTTCGAGGTGCTCGAGCGCATCGACTACGGCGAGCGGCGGCTACGCGACGCGCTCGCCGCCCGCGACGTCGGCACCGTCGAGATCCTGGTGCGCGGCGTCGACGTCGACCCCGACGCGCTGCGGCGCCGGCTCAAAGTGCGCGGATCGGCGTCGTGCAGCGTCGTCATCACCCGCCTCGGCACCGGAGCGCGCAGCAGGTCGGTGGCGTACCTGTGCGCGCCGACCTACTGA
- the yczR gene encoding MocR-like transcription factor YczR, with the protein MIEDLAARRLDVDLLARELGNWRTSAHSGPAYQGLADGLRMLIVDGRVPVGAQLPSERALADALRVSRTTVTAAYSQMRDDGYLNGRRGARSTTALPVASPGAATPSVPTAVNLAAATFAAPADITSRAFAHAAEHVTPYLHDIGIELTGVAPLRAALAERYTARGLPTDPDEIMVTTGALHAIGLILATYSQPGDRALVEQPTYHGALSAMASRGIRPVPVAVSSTGWDVDAVDAALRQLNPSLAYFIVDNHNPTGLTLPEAGRRDLARVIADTRTRTIVDETITDMWLDRPVPAPLAASLTTRRDLVLTVGSMSKSFWGGLRIGWIRAERATLATIAALRPSVDMGTPIVEQLAAARLLASEDEVLSERREILRSRRDLLLTLLGDLLPDWQPLPGTGGMSLWIRLPAPMSSALSAAASRMGLEIPPGPRFGVDGTLERFIRVPYTLPDDQLTEAIELLCRAWHAVTGSAGPDHGAVVV; encoded by the coding sequence ATGATCGAAGATCTGGCTGCCCGGCGTCTGGACGTCGACCTGCTCGCCCGCGAACTCGGGAACTGGCGCACGTCCGCGCACAGCGGCCCGGCGTACCAGGGGCTCGCCGACGGGCTGCGCATGCTGATCGTCGACGGGCGGGTACCGGTCGGCGCGCAACTGCCCAGCGAGCGTGCGCTTGCGGACGCGTTGCGGGTGTCACGGACCACCGTCACCGCGGCGTACTCCCAGATGCGCGACGACGGCTACCTCAACGGCCGGCGGGGTGCCCGCAGCACCACCGCGCTGCCGGTCGCGAGTCCCGGCGCGGCGACGCCGTCGGTGCCCACGGCGGTGAACCTGGCCGCCGCGACCTTCGCCGCCCCCGCGGACATCACGTCGCGGGCGTTCGCCCACGCCGCCGAGCACGTCACCCCCTACCTGCACGACATCGGGATCGAGCTGACCGGCGTCGCTCCCCTGCGCGCCGCGCTCGCTGAGCGCTACACCGCCCGCGGCCTGCCCACCGACCCCGACGAGATCATGGTGACCACCGGGGCGTTGCACGCGATCGGGTTGATCCTGGCCACCTACAGCCAGCCCGGCGACCGTGCCCTCGTCGAGCAACCCACCTACCACGGCGCGCTGTCGGCCATGGCGAGCCGCGGGATCCGTCCGGTGCCGGTGGCCGTCAGCAGCACCGGGTGGGACGTCGACGCCGTGGATGCCGCACTGCGTCAACTCAATCCGAGCCTGGCCTACTTCATCGTCGACAACCACAACCCGACCGGTCTCACACTGCCCGAGGCGGGTCGCCGGGACCTCGCGCGCGTCATCGCCGACACGCGCACCCGCACCATCGTCGACGAGACCATCACCGACATGTGGCTCGACCGCCCGGTGCCGGCGCCGCTCGCCGCGTCGCTGACCACCCGCCGCGACCTGGTGCTCACCGTCGGCTCGATGTCGAAGTCCTTCTGGGGCGGCCTGCGCATCGGGTGGATCCGCGCCGAACGCGCCACGCTCGCCACCATCGCCGCGCTGCGCCCGTCGGTCGACATGGGCACGCCGATCGTCGAACAGCTCGCCGCAGCACGGCTTCTCGCGTCCGAGGACGAGGTGCTCTCCGAACGCCGGGAGATCCTGCGGTCGCGCCGCGACCTGCTGCTCACCCTGCTGGGCGACCTGCTGCCCGACTGGCAGCCACTGCCCGGCACCGGCGGCATGTCGCTGTGGATCCGGCTGCCCGCACCGATGAGTTCGGCGCTGTCGGCGGCGGCGTCGCGGATGGGCCTGGAGATCCCGCCCGGCCCACGGTTCGGCGTCGACGGCACCCTCGAGCGGTTCATCCGGGTGCCCTACACGCTGCCCGACGACCAACTCACCGAGGCGATCGAACTGCTGTGCCGCGCCTGGCACGCCGTGACCGGCAGCGCCGGACCGGACCACGGCGCCGTCGTGGTCTGA
- a CDS encoding enoyl-CoA hydratase-related protein, whose protein sequence is MTELVGEFVGIHVADGVGTLLLSRPPRNALTRQAYREIAAAAEKLSGRDDVTAVILSGGHEVFCAGDDLPERRSLSAAEAPTAAEAAATAVAAVAAIAKPTVAAVTGYALGAGLTLALAADRRISGDNARFGATEIGDGLPASPAATARLTRAVGESVAKDLVFTGRFVDAREALAVGLVDELSAPDHVYDAAVRWARGFAGTSPAALAAAKAAFA, encoded by the coding sequence ATGACCGAACTCGTCGGGGAATTCGTCGGCATCCACGTCGCGGACGGGGTCGGGACGCTGCTGCTGTCCCGGCCACCGCGCAACGCGCTGACCCGGCAGGCCTACCGCGAGATCGCCGCCGCCGCCGAGAAGTTGAGCGGACGCGACGACGTCACCGCCGTCATCCTCTCCGGCGGGCACGAGGTGTTCTGCGCCGGTGACGACCTACCCGAGCGCCGGAGCCTGTCGGCGGCCGAGGCGCCGACCGCCGCCGAAGCCGCCGCGACGGCCGTCGCGGCGGTGGCCGCCATCGCCAAGCCGACGGTCGCCGCCGTCACCGGCTACGCGCTGGGGGCCGGGCTCACCCTGGCGCTGGCCGCTGACCGGCGAATCAGCGGCGACAACGCCCGCTTCGGCGCCACCGAGATCGGCGACGGGCTGCCGGCGAGCCCCGCCGCCACCGCCCGGCTCACCCGCGCGGTCGGCGAGAGCGTTGCCAAGGACCTGGTGTTCACCGGACGCTTCGTCGACGCCCGCGAGGCGCTGGCCGTGGGCCTGGTCGACGAGCTCAGCGCACCCGACCACGTCTACGACGCCGCGGTGCGGTGGGCCCGCGGGTTCGCCGGGACGTCGCCCGCCGCGCTCGCCGCCGCGAAGGCAGCGTTCGCCTGA
- a CDS encoding ABC transporter ATP-binding protein — translation MPAGDERDETVDEDLLIDFARVTLRRGGKTLVGPVTWSVELDERWVVIGPNGAGKTSLLRMAAALEHPSSGTAYVLGERLGRTDMAELRSRVGLSSSALSQRVPDGEIVRDLVVSAGYAVLGRWREQYEDVDYAQAVDMLESVGAEHLAERTYGTLSEGERKRVLIARSMMTDPELLLLDEPAAGLDLGGREELVARLADLAADPDAPATVLVTHHVEEIPPGFSHCLLLSEGAVVASGLLSDVLTSENLSTAFGQSIALERIDGRYFARRTRARAAHRRRP, via the coding sequence GTGCCGGCCGGAGACGAACGCGACGAAACCGTCGATGAAGACCTGCTGATCGACTTCGCCAGGGTCACCCTCCGACGCGGCGGCAAGACCCTCGTCGGTCCGGTGACCTGGTCGGTCGAACTCGACGAACGGTGGGTGGTCATCGGACCCAACGGCGCCGGCAAGACGTCGCTGCTGCGGATGGCCGCCGCCCTGGAGCATCCCTCCTCCGGGACGGCCTACGTGCTCGGCGAGCGGCTCGGCCGCACCGACATGGCCGAGCTGCGGTCGCGGGTCGGGTTGAGCAGTTCGGCTCTGTCGCAACGGGTTCCGGACGGCGAGATCGTCCGCGACCTGGTGGTCTCCGCCGGTTACGCGGTGCTCGGCCGGTGGCGCGAACAGTACGAGGACGTCGATTACGCCCAGGCCGTCGACATGCTGGAGAGCGTCGGTGCCGAACATCTCGCCGAACGCACGTACGGCACGCTCAGCGAGGGTGAACGCAAGCGGGTGCTCATCGCCCGCTCGATGATGACCGACCCCGAGCTGCTCCTGCTCGACGAACCCGCGGCCGGACTGGACCTCGGCGGGCGCGAGGAACTGGTGGCGCGGCTGGCCGACCTGGCCGCCGACCCCGACGCGCCGGCCACCGTGCTGGTCACCCACCACGTCGAGGAGATCCCCCCGGGGTTCAGCCACTGCCTGCTCCTCTCGGAGGGCGCGGTCGTGGCGTCCGGTCTGCTGTCCGACGTGCTGACGTCGGAGAATCTGTCCACCGCATTCGGGCAGTCGATCGCGCTCGAGCGCATCGACGGCCGCTACTTCGCCCGGCGCACCCGCGCCCGCGCGGCCCACAGGAGGCGTCCGTGA
- a CDS encoding NUDIX hydrolase — protein sequence MLVRQSSALEVFLMRRHSAMDFVAGVMVFPGGGVDERDRNADVAWYGPEPQWWADRFGVDVGLAEALVCAAARETFEESGVLFAGSADDSDVLVDDASVYRDARAALADRSLSFADFLRTEKLVLRADLLRPWANWVTPKEERTRRYDTYFFLGALPEGQRADGDNTETDQAFWTTPAAALGEFEAGRSFLLPPTWTQLDSLDGRTVDELLATERRIVPIEPSLTADGVQGNWDIEFFDGARYNAARNRRAPQGYGSGA from the coding sequence ATGCTGGTGCGCCAGTCGAGCGCGCTCGAGGTGTTCCTCATGCGCAGGCACTCGGCGATGGACTTCGTCGCGGGGGTGATGGTGTTCCCCGGAGGCGGCGTCGACGAGCGCGACCGCAACGCCGACGTCGCCTGGTACGGACCCGAACCGCAGTGGTGGGCCGACCGCTTCGGCGTCGACGTCGGCCTCGCCGAGGCGCTGGTCTGCGCGGCGGCGCGGGAGACCTTCGAGGAGTCCGGGGTGCTGTTCGCCGGGTCCGCCGACGACTCCGACGTCCTCGTCGACGACGCGTCGGTGTACCGCGACGCCCGGGCGGCCCTCGCCGACCGCTCGCTGTCCTTCGCCGACTTCCTGCGCACCGAGAAGCTGGTCCTGCGCGCCGACCTGCTGCGGCCGTGGGCCAACTGGGTGACCCCCAAGGAGGAGCGCACCCGCCGCTACGACACCTACTTCTTCCTCGGCGCCCTGCCGGAGGGCCAGCGCGCCGACGGCGACAACACCGAGACCGACCAGGCATTCTGGACTACCCCGGCCGCCGCGCTGGGGGAGTTCGAAGCCGGACGTTCCTTCCTGCTGCCGCCGACGTGGACGCAGCTCGACTCCCTCGACGGCCGCACGGTCGACGAGCTGCTCGCCACCGAGCGGCGGATCGTCCCCATCGAGCCCAGCCTCACGGCCGACGGGGTCCAGGGCAACTGGGACATCGAGTTCTTCGACGGCGCGCGCTACAACGCCGCCCGCAACCGCCGCGCGCCGCAGGGGTACGGCTCGGGCGCATGA
- a CDS encoding glycosyltransferase family 4 protein, whose protein sequence is MKVLLVSWEYPPVVIGGLGRHVHHLATELAAAGHEVVVLARRPTGTDPSTHPTTDEVSEGVRVIAAAQDPHEFGFGTDMMAWTLAMGHAMVRAGLTLRDWRPDLVHAHDWLVAHPAIALAEFFDVPLVSTIHATEAGRHSGWISGPVSRQVHALESWLVCESDSLITCSASMREEITALFGPGLAETTVIPNGIDTDGWPFAARRHHDGPAELLYFGRLEYEKGVHDAIAALARIRKTHPGTTLTVAGDGTQQDFLTSCARKHRVLKATAFVGRVDHGELVHLLHRADAAVLPSHYEPFGIVALEAAATGIPLITSTAGGLGEAVLDGVTGVSCPPRDVAALADAVRRVLDDPAAAQQRAVTARARLTDFSWPTVADHTAQVYLSAKRAERQPHPRRLIVERPLPHYG, encoded by the coding sequence GTGAAGGTCCTGCTGGTGTCGTGGGAGTACCCGCCGGTGGTCATCGGCGGCCTCGGGCGGCACGTCCACCATCTGGCGACCGAGCTGGCCGCCGCCGGCCACGAGGTGGTCGTCCTGGCGCGGCGACCGACCGGCACCGACCCGAGCACCCACCCCACGACCGACGAGGTGAGCGAGGGCGTCCGGGTCATCGCGGCCGCCCAGGACCCCCACGAATTCGGCTTCGGCACCGACATGATGGCCTGGACGCTGGCGATGGGCCACGCGATGGTCCGCGCCGGGCTGACGCTGCGGGACTGGCGGCCCGACCTCGTGCACGCCCACGACTGGCTGGTGGCCCACCCGGCCATCGCCCTCGCCGAGTTCTTCGACGTACCCCTCGTCTCGACCATCCACGCCACCGAGGCCGGCAGGCACTCCGGGTGGATCTCCGGGCCGGTCAGCCGCCAGGTGCACGCGCTGGAATCCTGGCTGGTCTGCGAATCCGATTCGCTCATCACGTGTTCGGCGTCGATGCGGGAGGAGATCACCGCCCTGTTCGGCCCGGGGCTCGCCGAGACGACCGTCATCCCGAACGGGATCGACACCGACGGTTGGCCATTCGCGGCCCGCCGCCACCACGACGGCCCCGCCGAACTGCTGTACTTCGGCCGCCTGGAGTACGAGAAGGGCGTGCACGACGCGATCGCGGCGCTCGCCCGGATCCGCAAGACCCATCCCGGTACGACGCTGACCGTCGCGGGCGACGGGACGCAGCAGGACTTCCTCACCTCGTGCGCCCGCAAGCACCGGGTGCTCAAGGCCACGGCGTTCGTCGGCCGCGTCGACCACGGGGAACTGGTGCACCTGCTGCACCGTGCCGACGCGGCCGTGCTGCCGTCGCACTACGAGCCGTTCGGCATCGTGGCGCTCGAGGCCGCCGCGACCGGCATCCCCCTGATCACGTCGACCGCGGGCGGCCTCGGCGAAGCGGTGCTCGACGGCGTCACCGGGGTGTCGTGCCCGCCGCGCGACGTGGCCGCCCTCGCCGACGCGGTACGCCGGGTGCTCGACGACCCCGCCGCCGCCCAGCAGCGCGCCGTGACGGCGCGCGCGCGGCTCACCGACTTCTCCTGGCCGACGGTGGCCGATCACACCGCGCAGGTGTACCTGTCCGCGAAACGCGCCGAGCGCCAGCCCCACCCGCGCCGGTTGATCGTCGAGCGGCCGCTGCCGCACTACGGCTGA
- the yczE gene encoding membrane protein YczE, with protein MRRHVARGAALLAGLVGYGFSMALMVEADLGLDPWDVFHQGLAQRTGMSIGLASAVVGVAVLLAWIPLRNRPGIGTVANVVVIAVTVDAGLALLPSPSGLAVRTAMMLTAVLLNAVSTVLYIGAGLGPGPRDGLMTGLVRRTGISVRVIRTAIETTVLLAGWLLGGTVGVGTVVYALGIGPLVQLVLRLTPTRWLAVSGWAFATTRLTTMSECRPETNATKPSMKTC; from the coding sequence ATGAGGCGTCACGTCGCGCGCGGCGCCGCGCTCCTGGCGGGTCTGGTCGGCTACGGCTTCTCGATGGCGCTGATGGTCGAGGCCGACCTCGGCCTCGACCCGTGGGACGTCTTCCACCAGGGCCTCGCACAGCGCACCGGCATGTCGATCGGGCTGGCCTCGGCAGTCGTCGGCGTCGCGGTGCTGCTGGCCTGGATTCCGCTGCGCAACCGTCCCGGCATCGGGACGGTCGCCAACGTCGTCGTCATCGCCGTCACCGTCGACGCCGGTCTGGCCCTGCTGCCGAGCCCGTCCGGGCTCGCCGTGCGCACGGCGATGATGCTGACGGCGGTCCTGCTCAACGCCGTCAGCACCGTGCTGTACATCGGCGCCGGCCTGGGGCCGGGTCCGCGCGACGGCCTGATGACCGGGCTGGTGCGACGCACCGGGATCTCGGTCCGGGTGATCCGCACCGCCATCGAGACCACCGTGCTGCTCGCGGGCTGGCTCCTCGGCGGCACCGTCGGCGTCGGCACCGTCGTCTACGCGCTCGGCATCGGCCCACTGGTGCAACTGGTCCTGCGCCTCACGCCGACGCGGTGGCTCGCCGTCAGCGGGTGGGCGTTCGCGACCACGCGCCTGACTACGATGAGCGAGTGCCGGCCGGAGACGAACGCGACGAAACCGTCGATGAAGACCTGCTGA
- a CDS encoding esterase, whose amino-acid sequence MRVSALAAAIALAVTAALPLGASTAATASAAPPTCADLSGVLDAAQNCRIQATDPAYSLDITFPATYPDQKPLFDYVRQTRDGFLNVAKAPGPHERPYELDTTAAQYGSAVPPRGTQSVVLTTFSDVGGAHPQTYYQSFTWDQGYRKPITIDTLFREGTQPFGVILPIVTAELSKQSGQPVVIPPGVGLDPQTYQNFAITNDSLIFFFSQGTLLPEAAGAVEVTVPRGPVDAMIA is encoded by the coding sequence ATGCGCGTTTCCGCGTTGGCCGCCGCCATCGCCTTGGCGGTGACGGCCGCCCTGCCGCTCGGCGCGTCGACCGCCGCGACGGCCTCGGCCGCGCCGCCGACGTGCGCCGACCTGTCCGGCGTCCTCGACGCCGCGCAGAACTGCCGCATCCAGGCCACCGACCCGGCCTACTCGCTCGACATCACCTTCCCGGCGACCTACCCGGACCAGAAGCCGCTGTTCGACTACGTTCGGCAGACGCGCGACGGGTTCCTCAACGTCGCCAAGGCGCCCGGCCCGCACGAGCGGCCCTACGAGCTGGACACGACGGCCGCGCAGTACGGTTCGGCCGTGCCGCCGCGCGGCACCCAGAGCGTGGTACTGACGACCTTCTCGGACGTCGGCGGCGCCCACCCGCAGACCTACTACCAGTCCTTCACTTGGGACCAGGGCTATCGCAAACCCATCACCATCGACACCCTGTTCCGCGAGGGCACCCAGCCGTTCGGCGTGATCCTGCCGATCGTCACCGCCGAGCTGTCCAAGCAGTCCGGCCAACCGGTCGTCATCCCGCCCGGCGTCGGTCTGGACCCGCAGACCTACCAGAACTTCGCCATCACCAACGATTCGCTGATCTTCTTCTTCAGCCAGGGCACGCTGCTGCCCGAGGCCGCCGGCGCCGTCGAGGTCACCGTCCCGCGCGGACCGGTCGACGCGATGATCGCCTGA
- a CDS encoding PQQ-binding-like beta-propeller repeat protein, with translation MPDRRTAVRRLVAVTAAALLTLLPTACGDTDQWVEAQPAQGWPAQYGDAANSSYADVDGPRDLRLEWLRSVKGDLGAQVALGSVNYLAVNGQTAGGCSLMVWEVDNHGRQRWCSRLWQGGGLTSPLFDGFDNLYVGQPGAMLSFPTTQWIRWRKPVIGLPLTPRIVAPGQLLVTTHLGQVQVFDAHRGTVVGTPVDLVAGVDPTDSQRGLEDCQPARSRCPVAAAPAYSAATGTIVLGLWEPGAAGPVLVALRYRQGQTPLLTREWTSTAVGGGPLASPVLSGDGRTVYVNGRDERLWALNADDGTPKWSVALGYQPQTPPSLAPDGAIVAGGGPGARLTGVRDDGDRGEVTWTRDDVAPLATASQAGGGVGYTVTRAQDGMALLVFDVSDGSTVHAYPMRNAQGYPLGVSIGHDRRVIAATSDGRVYAFAPA, from the coding sequence ATGCCCGATCGACGAACGGCCGTGCGCCGCCTGGTTGCCGTCACGGCCGCAGCGCTCCTGACGCTGCTGCCGACCGCCTGCGGCGACACCGACCAATGGGTCGAGGCGCAGCCCGCGCAGGGCTGGCCCGCCCAATACGGCGACGCCGCCAACAGCAGCTACGCCGACGTCGACGGACCGCGCGACCTGCGCCTGGAGTGGCTGCGCTCGGTGAAGGGCGATCTCGGGGCGCAGGTCGCGCTGGGCTCGGTGAACTACCTGGCCGTCAACGGTCAGACCGCCGGCGGCTGCTCGCTGATGGTGTGGGAGGTCGACAACCACGGGCGGCAGCGCTGGTGTTCGCGACTGTGGCAGGGCGGCGGGCTGACCAGCCCGCTGTTCGACGGCTTCGACAACCTCTACGTCGGCCAGCCGGGCGCCATGCTGTCCTTCCCGACGACGCAGTGGATCCGCTGGCGCAAGCCGGTGATCGGCCTGCCGCTCACGCCGCGGATCGTGGCGCCCGGTCAGCTCCTGGTGACCACCCACCTCGGCCAGGTGCAGGTGTTCGACGCACACCGCGGCACCGTCGTGGGGACCCCGGTGGACCTAGTCGCCGGCGTCGACCCGACCGACTCCCAGCGCGGCCTCGAGGACTGCCAGCCGGCACGGTCCCGGTGCCCCGTCGCGGCCGCGCCGGCCTACTCGGCGGCCACGGGAACGATCGTGCTGGGCCTGTGGGAGCCGGGGGCCGCCGGACCCGTCCTGGTCGCCCTGCGCTACCGGCAGGGCCAGACGCCGCTGCTCACCCGCGAGTGGACCAGCACCGCCGTCGGCGGGGGCCCGCTGGCCAGCCCGGTGCTCTCGGGTGACGGGCGCACGGTGTACGTCAACGGGCGCGATGAGCGGCTGTGGGCGCTGAACGCCGACGACGGCACGCCGAAGTGGTCGGTCGCGCTGGGCTACCAGCCGCAGACCCCGCCGTCGCTCGCACCCGACGGTGCGATCGTCGCCGGCGGCGGGCCCGGTGCGCGGCTCACCGGGGTGCGCGACGACGGCGACCGCGGCGAGGTCACCTGGACCCGCGACGACGTGGCACCGCTGGCGACGGCCAGCCAGGCGGGCGGGGGCGTCGGCTACACCGTCACCCGCGCGCAGGACGGCATGGCGCTGCTGGTGTTCGACGTCTCCGACGGCAGCACGGTCCACGCCTACCCGATGCGCAACGCGCAGGGCTATCCGCTTGGGGTGTCGATCGGGCACGACCGCCGGGTGATCGCCGCGACGAGCGACGGCCGGGTGTACGCCTTCGCACCCGCCTGA
- a CDS encoding acyltransferase, whose product MTTMWGAPLHVRWRGSRLRDPRQARFLTAASLRWVLANKAYTPWYLVRYWRLLKFKLANPHIITRGMVFIGKGVEMQCTPELATMEIGRWVHIGDKNTIRCHEGSLRIGDKVVLGRDNVINTYLDIELGDSVLMADWCYVCDFDHRMDSVEMPIKDQGIVKSPVRIGPDTWVAAKVTVLRGTSIGRGCVLGAHAVVKGELPDFSIAVGAPAKVVKNRKLAWETSAAERAELARALADIERKKAAR is encoded by the coding sequence ATGACGACGATGTGGGGCGCGCCGCTGCACGTTCGCTGGCGCGGGTCGCGTCTGCGCGATCCTCGTCAGGCCCGGTTCCTCACCGCGGCGTCGCTGCGCTGGGTCCTCGCGAACAAGGCCTACACGCCCTGGTACCTGGTCCGGTACTGGCGGCTGCTGAAGTTCAAGCTCGCCAATCCGCACATCATCACCCGCGGCATGGTGTTCATCGGCAAGGGCGTCGAAATGCAGTGCACGCCCGAGCTGGCGACCATGGAGATCGGCCGCTGGGTGCACATCGGCGACAAGAACACCATCCGCTGCCACGAGGGCTCGCTGCGCATCGGCGACAAGGTGGTGCTGGGCCGCGACAACGTCATCAACACCTACCTGGACATCGAACTCGGCGACTCGGTGCTGATGGCCGACTGGTGCTACGTCTGCGACTTCGACCACAGGATGGACAGCGTCGAGATGCCCATCAAGGACCAGGGCATCGTCAAGAGCCCGGTGCGCATCGGGCCGGACACCTGGGTGGCCGCCAAGGTGACCGTGCTGCGCGGCACCAGCATCGGCCGCGGCTGCGTCCTCGGCGCGCACGCGGTGGTCAAGGGCGAGCTTCCCGACTTCTCGATCGCCGTCGGCGCGCCCGCCAAGGTGGTCAAGAACCGCAAGCTGGCCTGGGAGACGTCGGCCGCCGAGCGCGCCGAACTCGCGCGGGCCCTCGCCGACATCGAGCGCAAGAAGGCGGCGCGTTAG